In the genome of Acidobacteriota bacterium, the window ACTCAGAGCCCGAACAAATCGGGCGGCAAGCGAAAAGGTAAATAGAAACTACCTGCATTCTTTAACGACGGTCCCGACAATGTTGGGGCCGTCTTTTTTTGATAAAAATCTCCTTTATCTGCATCGACTTAGTGAAATTCCACGAACACAAGACAAGAGACGTTGTCCACAATCAACCACTACCGCTTGGTATTTGTCCTGTCAGAGGATACAATATCGTCCATTCTGTAGTGGTAATCGTTTTCATTCGTTCTTTGTTATTTACTAAAGAAACATCTTTTATAGTTGACGATTCGCACGTTTCGTCAAATGTAAATTAAAGTGCGGCTCGTGGCGATTTTTAACGCGGCGTGGGCGATTTAAAACGACTCTATTTGCGTATTCATACGAATTTCAGGAGATTCAAAATCATGTTGCTCGATAATGGCTTTAACCTAACTCTTCGTCCAATGAAGTACCCGCAGTTTTACGAGATGTACAAAAATGCGATCAAAAACACTTGGACAGTAGAAGAGGTTGATTTCTCGACCGACGTAAACGATCTCCGCAACAAGATGTCTGCTTCAGAGCGTCATATGATAAACCGCCTTGTCGCTTTTTTTGCGACAGGAGACTGTATCGTTTCTAACAATCTCGTTCTCAATCTCTACAAGCACATCAATTCGCCCGAGGCGAGGATGTATCTGTCGCGGCAGCTTTTTGAGGAAGCGGTCCACGTTCAGTTTTACCTGACGCTGCTCGACACCTACATTCCGGACCACCACGAACGCGAGCAAGCTTTCGCCGCCGTCAACAATATTCCGTCGATCCATAAAAAGGCCGAGTTTTGCTTCAAATGGATCGATTCGATCCAGAATCTGCACGCTCTCGAAACCAAGGAAGACCGCAGACAGTTCCTGCTCAATCTGATCTGCTTTGCGACCTGTATCGAAGGCCTGTTTTTCTTTGCCGCATTTGCATACGTCTATTTTCTCCGTTCTAAAGGCTTGCTCCACGGCCTCGCGGCGGGAACGAACTGGGTTTTCCGCGACGAATCCGCCCACATGGCTTTTGCCCTCGACGTGATCGGCGAAGTCCGCAAAGAAGAGCCAGATCTATTCGACGAATCGCTCAACCGCCAGATCGTCCAGATGATCGACGAAGCGGTCGATTGCGAAATGCAGTTCGCCGAAGACGTCCTCGGCCTCGGCGTCTCGGGCCTCTCGATCGCAAATATGCGGCAGTATCTCGAATACATCGCCGACCAGCGTTTCGTCATGCTCGGCCTGCCAAAGGTCTACGGAGCGAAAAATCCGTTCGACTTCATGGACCTACAGGACGTCCAGGAACTAGCCAACTTCTTCGAACGCCGCGTTTCCGCATATCAGGTCGCGGTCGCGGGCGAAGTCAGTTTTGGGGAATCGTTCTAGCAGCGAGAGCTAAATAAGGTGAAGCAGGTAAAAAACTCGGGCGAGGATAGTCCGAGTTTTTTGCTCTCAGTCTGGTGAAAATATTCTGGGCTCATCTACTTTTTGGACGTTCACTTTCGGTAAGATCACTTTTGGCTCAACTTTACCAAAAAGTCCTAATAAAAAAGTGTGAATCGATTCACACTTTTGACTTGGTCTAGCTCAGAATGCCTATAAACAGGGCATTCTGAGCGATTCACATGCCGCTCTGCGAGCCAGAATCACCCCCTCAATTGGTAGAGGAAAATAACCTGTTTCCACCCATTGACCGACAGATTGGTAGAGTTATTCTTGCGATTGGTCAAACGTTATATATGCTCAAGAATCGTCGGTTTTGTTGGCGAGAATGTGGGATTTTTGTGGAAATCGGACTTTTTGAGATGGGTGCGGCGATGGGTTAGAGATGGGATATCATGATGGCGTAGGTGATGAATCTGATGGACGCGAGCCGATGGCAAAAGGTCAAATCGCTGCTTGAGGTGGCAATCGACACCCCGGCTGAACAGCGCGAGGTTTTTCTCGCTCGTTCGTGCGCAGGCGACCAGAGCCTCATCGATGAGGTGAACGAACTGCTGCGGTTCGAAACCGATGGCACCGACCCGCTCGAAGATATCGCATTTTCATCGCTCCCGAATGAACGAACGTCGCGGATCGGCACAGAAATTGGGCGCTACCGGATCATTGATGAGATCGGAGCCGGCGGAATGGGAGCCGTATTCCTGGCGGAGCGCTCGGATGGTGAGTTTGAACAGCGTGTTGCGATCAAGATCATCAACAGTGCGGTCGGTTCGGCTGAGCTGCTGCGTCGATTTCGCAACGAACGCCAGATCCTTGCCACGCTTGACCATCCAAACATCGCCCATCTTATCGACGGCGGAACGACCGGCGACGGCCAGCCTTACCTCGTGATGGAATACATCGAGGGCGCGTCGATCATCGAATTCGCAAACGCAAAGAACCTATCGATCGACGAACGCCTCGACCTGTTTCGCGAGGTCTGCTCAGCGGTTTCGTTCGCCCATCAAAAGCTTGTCATTCACCGCGATCTCAAACCGTCGAATGTTTTTGTTACGAGCGACTGCACGGTAAAGCTCCTCGATTTCGGCATCGCAAAGCTCTTAAAATCCGACGGCGGCAACGAAACGCGGACGCAGGCGTTTGCCTTCACACCGGAATACGCCTCGCCCGAGCAGGTTCGCGGTGAGCCGCTTTCGACCGCGACGGATATCTACTCACTTGGGGTTATCCTTTTCGAACTCCTGACTGGCTCGCGGCCCTTCGAGCTGAATGATAAAAACATCGCGGAAATGATCCGGACATTGACCGAATCCGCTCCGCCAACGCCGTCGGCGGTTACGGGACGGGGAAGTTCGGACGTCGTCCTGAACAAGGGCCCGCGTTTAAAAGGCGACCTCGACAGTATCGTTTTGATGGCTCTCAGAAAAGAGCCATCGCGGCGATATCTCTCCGTCGAACAGTTCAGCGAAGACATCCGGCGACATTTCAAGCGCCTTCCGGTTTCGGCGACGAAAGATACGTGGAATTACCGCACAGGGAAATTCGTCCGGCGGCATAAGGTTGGCGTTGTCGCGGCGGTTATCATTCTGATCACGCTCATGGGAGGCCTTGCGGCGACGATGTATCAGGCACGCATCGCGAGCGTCGAGCGGGCTAAGGCCGAGCGTAGATTTAATGACGTTCGGCAGTTCGCAAATTCCTTCATGTTCGAGATCAACGAACAGATCATGAGCAGCCCGATCAAGGCCCGCGAGCTGCTCGTGCAGCGGGCGATCGAATACCTCGACAGGCTAGCCGCCGAATCTTCCGACGACACCGAACTCGAAAGCGAACTCGCCACCGCCTACGAAAAGATCGGCGACGTGCAGTCGGAGCTTTTCAAGCCTTCGTCCGGCAAAACCTCGGAAGCACTGACGAGCCATCAGAAGGCTCTTGGGCTTAGAGAAAATCTATTCAGATCCGATCCCTCAACAGCAAGAGCGATCGCGGTTAGCGACAGCCGCATGAAGATCGGCGACATCCTGGTCGCGATCGGACGGCTCGCCGAAGCGCGAGAGAACTACTCTAAAGGCAATGAGTTGCTTGCATCTCAAGCCGCCTCATCGAACAGCGAATTTCGCCATCAGCAAGCCCGTTTGCTGGCACGGCTCGGCCAAACCTCGGTTCGCAGCGGAGCCCTGAGCGAAGCACTTCGTTACTACGAAGATTCGCTCGCTCTATATCGCGTCTTAATGGCGGAAAACCCGGAAAATACGAAGTACCGCCGCAATTTCGGCATCATTTCATCGTTCCGCGGCTTCGTTAACATAGAAACGGGCCAAACCGCTGAGGGCTTGAAAGACTACGGAACGCTGCTCGCGATCGAACGCGAAATACTGGCTAAAGACGAAAGCGATAACGTCTCTCGCGGCGTCGTTAGCGGAGCCCTCGTCTGGTACGCCGTGGCGCTGAGCGAGGACGGGCAGATCGCGGAATCCATCAAGCACTTCAGCGAAGGCATCAAGATGCAGGAAGCGATCCTCGCCGCCGATCCTGGGAACCTCGGCGAGGAATACGGCCTTGCCGATTGCCGTTTGGAATTTGGCAAAGCGATGGTCAGAAATCGTCTGTTTCGTGAATCGATCGACCCGCTCGAAAAAGCCCTCGTGGGTTATCGAAAGGTCTCCGAACAGGACAGACAAAACCTGATGAACCGCCACCGCATCGCCAACGCCCAGCGATTTCTGGCCGACGCCCTATTTCAGACCGGCAGCAAGCCTAAAGCTCGAGAGCATTACGAGCATGCCCACGCGGCTTTTAAAGAGCTGACAGCCTCAGACCCCGAAAATGTTGATTGGCAACAAGACCTTGCAATGAGTTACCAGCGCCTCGGCGAAGCCGCCCTCGACAACCGCGATCGAATTGCCGCTCGCATTCAGTTTGAGACTGCCTTACCAATATTCGAAAATCTCGCGGCAAGATCGCCTGACAATATCAAACGTCGAAACGAACTCGCCACAATTCGGTCTCTGGTCGCAGAGATGTAATTTACCAGCCCGAATTGATCTGCGTCGGCACCTTGCGATCCTGCCCGATCGCCGCGGTTTGTGAAAAGCAAACAAAAGAGATAAACAAAAATAGATTCTTGGCCATTTTTATTTAGTTCGATCCATACGGATCCGTCTCCATCTTTTGAATTTTCCTCATTAAAGCAGTTCGTGCACCGAGTTGGCAACTTTTTGGGCGGCCGTTCAGCCTGTTCAGAAGCTTCTCCATACAGTCAGAAGTGTCGCGGTGTGAAAAGCGGCGATCAAAAGATTGCTTATAACAACGGGGTTTTTGAAGGTTCTAACGGTAAATGGCGTGGTAATTTTATATACGATCTGCACGAATAATAACGCCGAGGCTGCTTCCGGTCTTGAGACGATCAAGAGTAGGGAAGACGCTAGAAGGATCGAAATGTATATCGACAGTAGAATGCTTCGAGCAGGCGTGTGATCGCCGTAACTCTGGCGGACCCATGCTGCGTTCGTTAAAAGCCCCGCACAGACCGGGATGAGTACTGCAATGTTGAGAACTAATGAAAGGACGATCATTATCGGCATAGTTTCCTCGATACTGGAAATTAATCTAACCTATATTGCATACTTTTTGTTCGCTGTTAACTTCGAAAACAGAGCTCGAACAGATTCATTTAGACCGCTAAAGACCGACAGTAAAAATGCATGACAGGCCCGGAATGCGGTATTATTTCCTTTAAATACTTGCAGCAATTCGCGGGCAATTTAATCATGAATAACCAGATCACCGATTTTATCAAACACCATTACCGCCATTTCAATTCGGCGGCCCTTATCGACGCTTCGGAAGCTTACGTCAAGCACCTCGATGGCGGCGGGAAGATGATGATCACGCTCGCGGGAGCGATGTCGACAGCCGAATTGGGCTTGAGTCTGGCGGAGATGATCCGTCAGGACAAGGTGCAGATCATTTCCTGCACGGGAGCCAATCTCGAAGAAGACCTGTTCAACCTTGTCGCCCACGACTTCTACGAGCGCGTGCCGCATTACCGCGACCTGACGCCGGCTGACGAACAGGACCTGCTCGACCGCCATATGAACCGCGTGACCGACACGTGTATCCCCGAGATGGAAGCGATGCGGCGATTGGAAAAGGCGATGGTCGATGTCTGGACCAAGGCCGATCAGGAAGGCAAACAGTACTTCCCGCACGAATTCATGTATCAGGTGCTAAAAAACGGCTCGCTTGAGGAGTATTACCAGATCGACCTCAAAGATTCGTGGATGTACGCCGCGATGGAGAAAAACCTGCCTATGGTCGTGCCGGGCTGGGAAGATTCGACGATGGGCAATATGTTCGCGGGCCACGTCATCACCGGCGACATCAAAAACGTCCACACCGTCCGCACCGGCATCGAATACATGATGTCCCTCGCCGAATGGTACACCGCGAACGCGACCGACGACTCAACCATCGGATTCTTCCAAATAGGCGGCGGCATCGCCGGCGATTTCCCGATCTGCGTCGTGCCCATGCTTCACCAGGACCTCCAGCGAGACGGCGTTCCTGTCTGGGGCTATTTTTGTCAGATCTCGGATTCGACCACATCGTACGGTTCGTATTCAGGAGCCGTGCCGAATGAGAAGATCACCTGGGGCAAACTCGAAGCGACGACGCCTAAATTTATTGTGGAATCGGATGCATCGATCGTGGCTCCGTTGATGTTTGCTTATATTTTGGGGTGGTGACGTCATGACTGAAGCTCAATCCATTGCGACAGAGATCAACAGGACAGTTTCAAAGATAAAGGCCGGTTCGCTAAGATTCTTCGGCGAGTGGTTTGGGCGTCCCTATGACAACGGACACCAAGTAGTTTCGGCATCGGCGGTAGAGAATGTTTTGACGATTCGGTTTAATGAAGATGAGACTTTGTCAGTTTGGGATCCTTCGAAATCAAAGATCAGTGGATCGGAATTCGAGATAAAATCTGCTTCATGGGTTCGATGGGAATGGTTTTTGTACGGCCGGGAAAGGACAGAAGAAAACCTTAGATTTGAAGACTTCAAGGTTGTCGACGGTAAGATTCAGGCTACACACAATATTGATTGGTATGAACCGAAATTTCGAGCAACTGTAGATTTCCCAGCAGTTCAGATGTATTCTCCGTTTGACCTCTGAAGCATTTGTTCTGATTCTTGATGAGCGCAGAGGCCCGTCCATTGACACGATTGAGTGATCGGAGTTATGCTTCTCACATATTCCCCCGTTTGTTTCGACAGGCGGGTGCGAGGGCGGGGTAAGCAATTACTTCGCCTTCTGCGTTTTTCACTCACGTTTTGATGAACATAAACGTTTATATCGATGGGTTTAATCTTTATTACGGTGCGACAAGGGGAACGCCGTATAAATGGCTCAATCCATTTAAGGCCTGTCAGCTACTGTTCCCAAATGACTCAATAAATAAGGTCAAGTATTTTACCGCCCGAGTTTCAGCTAGAGCCTCTGACCCAGATCAGCCAATTCGTCAAAACACATATTTCCGAGCTCTATCGACGGTACCGCAAATTGAGATCATCGAAGGAAGATTTCTGACGAAGGACGTGATGATGCCTTTAGCAAATACGAATCCGCAGCAATATGCGCGAGTCGTAAAGACTGAGGAGAAAGGCTCGGACGTCAATCTGGCCGTCCATTTAGTAAATGACGCCTACAAGAAAGATTTTGAAATGGCCGTGATGGTCACAAATGATTCTGATCTGTTGGAACCGCTAAAGATCGTGAAAGACGAGTTAGGCCTGGCCGTCGGGATCGTTAATCCACAAAAGCATCCAAGCTTCCATCTCAAACAACACGCAACATTCATGAAAAAGCTTAGAACAGGCGTTCTGCTGGCAAGTCAATTCCCGAATACTTTGACAGATGCCAACGGAACATTTCACAAACCGTTAATCTGGTAAATTTCGAAAGGACTTAAATGCAGCATTTCGACGTCCTCATTATCGGCGCGGGCCTGTCCGGGATCGGGGCTGGGGCTCGGTTGCGGATGGACTGTCCGGATAAGACGTTTGCGATACTAGAGGGACGTGAGGCTTCGGGTGGGACTTGGGATCTGTTTCGGTATCCGGGTGTGCGGTCGGATTCGGATATGTTTACGCTGGGTTATCGTTTCAGGCCGTGGCGTGACGGCAAGGCGATCGCGGACGGGCCGTCGATACTCAGGTACATCCGCGATACCGCGAATGAGTACGATCTCGACAAGCACATCAGATACGGACATCGCGTGACGCGGGCCGAATGGTCGTCGGATGATTCGGTTTGGAAAGTCAGTGTCAGTGTCAGTAGCCCGCACGTAAGTAAGGGCTCGACTGCGGAGGAGACCTCGCCGGGATATGTGGAAGGCCCCGCCGTCGCTGGATCTTTCCCGCAAAGCCGCGAAGGAGCAAAGAAACCGCAAAGAGAGACGCGGGTCTTAACATGCAAATTCCTCTACCTCTGCACCGGCTACTATGATTACGAGGCGGGCTACACGCCGGACTGGCCGAACATTAAGGAATATCGCGGAACGCTCGTGCATCCGCAGAAATGGCCGGAAGGTTTAGATCATGCGGGGAAACGCGTTCTCGTGATAGGCAGCGGGGCGACGGCGGTCACTCTCGTTCCGGCGATGGCTGAAACGGCGGAGCATGTCACGATGCTACAGCGTTCGCCGACGTATATCGTGACGATGCCTTCGCAGGACGGGATAGCCAACCTCTTTCGAAAACTGTTTCCCGACCGAGCCGCATATATGCTCTCGCGGTGGAAAAATATTCTGCGGCAGATGCTGTTTTACGAGATATCGCGAAAGCGGCCGGAATTCATGAAGCGGCTGATCGCGAAAGGTGTTAGGGCTGAGCTTGGCGACGAGCAGGCGATGGAGAGCTTTCAGCCGAGATACGATCCATGGGATCAGCGGCTGTGTGTCGTGCCCGATTCGGACCTTTTCCGCGCGATCCGCGAAGGTTCGGCCTCTGTCGTCAACGGCGAGATCGAAAAGTTCACCGAAACCGGCGTCCGGCTCACGAATGGCGAACAGCTCGATGCCGATATCATCGTCACCGCGACCGGTTTGGTGCTAAAGATAATGTCCGGCCTCACGCTCGTCGTTGATGAAGAAACGGTCGATCTCTCGAAGGTAATGGCCTACAAAGGCATGATGTACAGCGATATTCCTAATCTCGCTCAAGCATTCGGCTATACGAACGCATCGTGGACGCTCAAATGCGACCTGACGAGTGAATACGTCTGCCGCCTGATAAAGTACATGGACGAGAACGGCTTTGCGAGCTGTGCACCACGTCTTACCGACCCGACGGTGAAGCCCGAACCTGTTCTGGATTTTAATTCCGGATACGTGGTTCGTGCTCTGAGTGAACTTCCAAGTCAGGGCACGAAACCGCCGTGGCGTTTGTATCAGAATTACGTCAAAGATCTCGGAATGCTCCGGCGTGGACGGCTCGATGACGGAACGATGGAGTTTCGCCGCCCCGGTTCGAAGACAGTTCCCGAATCGTAAGCGGTCGGTGTATCATCGTTTCTAATGAAGATAATTGTTACAGGCGGAGCAGGATTTATCGGTAGTGCAGTCGTCTGGCGGCTCAATGAGCTGGGCCACGACGACATTCTGATCGTTGACCGCCTAGATGAGACCGATAAGTGGAAGAATCTGGTTCCGCTGAAATTCGCTGATTATTTAGATGCGGACGATTTTCTCGACGATCTCGGCGATTTCAAGGATGCTCAGGGCATCTTTCATCTCGGAGCCTGTTCAGCGACCACGGAACGTGATAGCGATTACTTGATGCGTAATAACTATCAGTACACAAAGGATCTCGCGGATTTCGCTGTCGCGAATAATATACGCTTTGTTTACGCTTCTTCGGCGGCAACGTACGGTGACCGTTCAGCCGGAATGGATGACGGAACGGAACATCTCGACGCCCTGCGGCCGCTGAATATGTACGGCTATTCGAAGCATATTTTTGACAAGTATGCGGCTCGAAACGGCATGTTCGACCGCATCGTCGGGCTCAAATATTTCAACGTCTTCGGCCCGAACGAGGACCATAAGGGCGACATGCGTTCGCTCGTGAACAAGGCTTTTGGCGAGATAAACGCGACCGGGATGATCGGGCTCTTTCGCAGCTATAATCCAAATTTCGAGGATGGTGAATTCGGGCGGGATTTTGTTTATGTGAAGGATGCGGTCGATATGACGCTGCATTTTCTCGAAAACAGTGTCGGCGGGCTGTTCAATGTTGGCTCGGGAGAAGCGGCGACGTGGAATTCCCTGGCTAACGCCGCTTTTGCTGCATTGGACAGGAAACCGAACATTCAATACATCGACATGCCCGAGCAGCTTCGCGGCAAGTACCAATATCATACGCAGGCCGACCTGACGCGGATACGAAATGCCGGATATGCAAAGCCGATCACGCCGCTCGCTGACGCCGTCGCCGATTACGTTCAGAATTACCTTGTCCCGGACAAGCACCTCGGCGACTAGTTCCCTATGAGCCAGATCGACGACATCTTTGTTTCCACGCACGATTGGTGCGGTACCGTACTCGTTTGGGACGAGCAGGCGATCTTTCTCGGCCGGGCCGCGGATGCTAGCCTGCACGAATCGCCGGCGATCAAGGTATGCGTGGCACTCGAGCAGAGCTTTGCGTTGAGAACCCACGAAGACGACACTTTCACCAACTACGAATCCGCCATCATCGCACCCGGCCAGCCCCACGCCATCGATGGACGCCACAATTGGATGGTGATGCTCCTTCTTGCTCCGGAGACCAAACTTGCACAACCGCTGGCGCCGATATTCTCCAAGAAAGGAATTACAAGGCTTACGACAGAAGCCGTTACGAAGATCCGTGCGATCTTTGCGGATTTTGACGAACGTTTGGCGGCAGGTGATGTCGATAATATTTGCCAACAAATGGTCGCAGCCATCGATAACGGTGAAAGCCTGCCGATCGACAGCCGCGTCGCACAGAGCATCGAATGGATCAGGGCGAGCCGCGATGAGGGCATTTCTGTACAGGAGATCGCCGCTGGGGTCGAGCTTTCAGAAAGCCGTTTCTCGCACCTTTTTACTGAAAACGTACGAGTTCCGGTCCGCCGATATCTACTGTGGCTGCGTCTGCGTGATGCGATGCACTTGTTCGCAAAAGGTGAATCTCTGACCGAAGTTGCCCACGAGGCGGGTTTTGCTGACTCCGCACATCTCACTCGCACTTTCCGCTCGCTGCCTGGGGATCGCCCCGTCCGCCCTCACCAAGGAAAGCACCATCATTTCATTCCTCAAATAGCAGAAGCGTTCAAGCATTTCTGCCCCCGATGGTTCAAACTCGCTGTTACTAAGCGATGAATAAAGATAATTTGATCTATCCGGAACCGATAGTCATCGGTGCCGACGAAGCGGAAAGCTGGGAAAATTGGGGTTTTCGCGACACGAGTTTTGCGATCAACGAGCGTGATGTTGTCGAGATCACCGGCAGCCGTTACGAACTGAGCGGACAGGAATTACCCCGTCTGCTGCCGTGGATCCGCGAAACTCTGGCGATCGACCTGGATCCGAAAGATCAACATCGAAATTCCTATCCGACCGAAATTCCCGCCGCGATCGAGTCACCTGCTTTCAGCAAGGCCATCCGCGAATTCCTGAAGGAAGAGCAGATCGACGCCTCCGGCGAAAATCGCCTGCGCCACGGCCACGGCCACACGCAGGAAGAGATGTACGCCATCAAGCACAAACGCCTCGGTCGCATCCCGGATGTGGTTTTGTATCCGGAGAGCGAAGCTCAGGTCGCTTCACTCATCGCGACGGCGAAGGATCATAATGTTGTGCTCATCCCATTCGGCGGCGGCACGAACGTCACCGACGCATTACGCTGCAGCGACAATGAAAATCGCGTGATAGCGACTGTCGACATGCGGCGGATGAACCGCATTTTGTGGATCGACAAGGAAAATATGATGGCCTGTATCGAAGCCGGAGCCGTCGGCCGTCATATCATGACGCAGCTTGCAAAATACGGCGTTTCGATGGGCCACGAGCCTGACAGCGTCGAATTCTCAACCCTCGGCGGCTGGATCGCGACCAACGCGAGCGGCATGAAAAAGAACAAATACGGCAATATCGAGGACATCGTCGTCGATATCACCGTCGCCGCTGCCGACGGCGAGCTAAAACGCACGACCGCCGCCCCACGCGAATCCGTCGGCTCCGATCTCCGCCGTTTGATGTTCGGCTCGGAAGGCACGTTGGGTATCGTTACGTCGGCGATCGTAAAGCTTTTTCCTCTGCCGGAATCACAGGCTTATGGCTCGGTTTTGTTTCCGAGTTATGAGGCCGGTTACGCCTTCATGCAAGAGCTTGCTCACACATCGACACCGCCCGCTAGTGTTCGTCTGGTGGACAATTTGCAGTTCCAGTTCGGGCTCGCTCTGAAGCCAGCATCGAACGGACTAAAGGTTTGGAAGAGCAGCATCGAAAAGTTTGTCGTCACGAAGGTTAAAGGATTTGATCCTTACAAAATGGTCGCTCTGACTTTGGTTTTCGAAGGCACAAAGCAAGAGGTTGACCGCCAGCAAACGGACGTTTACCGCATCGCCGCCAAGCACGGCGGGATGAAAGCCGGTGCCGAAAATGGCCGTCGCGGCTATCAGCTGACGTACAGCATCGCTTATATTCGTGACTTTTTGATGAATTACTACATCATCGCTGAGTCCTTCGAAACCTCGTGTGCGTGGAGCGATGCGCTCAAGATCTGTGACAACGTCAAACGCGTGCTGCGCGAGGAATATACGAAACGCGGCCTTCCCGGGACGCCGTTCGTCACATCTCGTATAACGCAGGTCTATCGAACGGGCGTCGCGATCTATTTCTACTTCGGCTTTTACTACAAAGGTGTTGAGAACCCATCCGAGGTCTATCTGGAGCTGGAAAACATCGCTCGCGAGGAAATATTGAGATGCGGAGGTTCGCTTTCGCATCACCACGGCATCGGCAAGATCCGCGAGCAGTATCTGCCGGAGATCATGTCCGAAACGGCTTTGAAATGGAAGAAAGACATCAAGAAAAGCCTTGATCCGCAGAATATTTTTGGAGCAGGAAATCAGAGCCTGAGGTAAAGAGCTATGATGCGAGCCGAACGATTGATCCAGTTGATCAAGACCGCAAAACTGAGCGGCGGCGTGGACGATCCGCCGTTGTGGCAGATCGAGAAGACGCGTTTTCAGTCTAACCTGTGCCGTATTTTGCTGCTTCCGGTCGGCGGCTTGCTGGTCGCGGTAATGAAATATGTCCAGGGCTACCGCATCGAGAATATGGCGGAGATCCGCAAACAGTTTAGGCAGATCTGGGAGGACAAAGAGCGGGGGCAATATCCGCTGGTCATCTGTTCAAATCATCTGACGTTTATCGATTCGGCTTTGGTTATCTGGGCGTTAGCATCGAATTTGTGGTATCTGTTCAATTATAAAGCGTTCATGTGGAACGTTCCGGCCGGTGATTTCTTTAAGAAAAAGCTGCACTATCACGCCATTCTTTACCTAACGAAATGCATCTTCATCGACCGCAAAGGCTCGCCGGCTCATAAAAATGCGGTCCTCAATCTGTGCCGATATTTATTGGCAAAAGGAAATGTCGTACTGATATTTCCCGAAGGCCAACGCAGCCGGGAGGGACGTTTTGATGTGGACAAACTCCGCTTCGGCACCGGCAAGATCCTGACATCGCTCGAAAACGCCCGTGTTCTTTGCGTCTACATCCGCAGCCCGCTTCAGAAGGCCTTCTCGAATTATCCGCCGAAAGGCTCCAATTTCAGCCTCAATATGAAGCTCATCCAGCCAAATATCGAAGGCACGTCCAAAAAACAGGCCAGCATCGCGGCTGTCAAAGAGATCGGAGCTGTGATCGCGCAGATGGAGAAGGAATTCTTCGCTGCACACCCAACGCCATGAACGTACTCGCCCTGACATTGCTTCTCTCATGTCTGCCGTCGGCTCTGATAGATTTTGCATTGCCGAAATGGAAGGCGGACAAGAATGTGCGTATCGAGGACGCCTATAAATGGACGTTTCAGGCGACACGCGGCGGTGAACACGCCGTTCCGGATACCGAATCTGCCCGAAACTGGATGATGGGCGAATGGGATTCACTAA includes:
- a CDS encoding NAD(P)/FAD-dependent oxidoreductase, whose protein sequence is MQHFDVLIIGAGLSGIGAGARLRMDCPDKTFAILEGREASGGTWDLFRYPGVRSDSDMFTLGYRFRPWRDGKAIADGPSILRYIRDTANEYDLDKHIRYGHRVTRAEWSSDDSVWKVSVSVSSPHVSKGSTAEETSPGYVEGPAVAGSFPQSREGAKKPQRETRVLTCKFLYLCTGYYDYEAGYTPDWPNIKEYRGTLVHPQKWPEGLDHAGKRVLVIGSGATAVTLVPAMAETAEHVTMLQRSPTYIVTMPSQDGIANLFRKLFPDRAAYMLSRWKNILRQMLFYEISRKRPEFMKRLIAKGVRAELGDEQAMESFQPRYDPWDQRLCVVPDSDLFRAIREGSASVVNGEIEKFTETGVRLTNGEQLDADIIVTATGLVLKIMSGLTLVVDEETVDLSKVMAYKGMMYSDIPNLAQAFGYTNASWTLKCDLTSEYVCRLIKYMDENGFASCAPRLTDPTVKPEPVLDFNSGYVVRALSELPSQGTKPPWRLYQNYVKDLGMLRRGRLDDGTMEFRRPGSKTVPES
- the rfaD gene encoding ADP-glyceromanno-heptose 6-epimerase, producing the protein MKIIVTGGAGFIGSAVVWRLNELGHDDILIVDRLDETDKWKNLVPLKFADYLDADDFLDDLGDFKDAQGIFHLGACSATTERDSDYLMRNNYQYTKDLADFAVANNIRFVYASSAATYGDRSAGMDDGTEHLDALRPLNMYGYSKHIFDKYAARNGMFDRIVGLKYFNVFGPNEDHKGDMRSLVNKAFGEINATGMIGLFRSYNPNFEDGEFGRDFVYVKDAVDMTLHFLENSVGGLFNVGSGEAATWNSLANAAFAALDRKPNIQYIDMPEQLRGKYQYHTQADLTRIRNAGYAKPITPLADAVADYVQNYLVPDKHLGD
- a CDS encoding helix-turn-helix transcriptional regulator; the encoded protein is MSQIDDIFVSTHDWCGTVLVWDEQAIFLGRAADASLHESPAIKVCVALEQSFALRTHEDDTFTNYESAIIAPGQPHAIDGRHNWMVMLLLAPETKLAQPLAPIFSKKGITRLTTEAVTKIRAIFADFDERLAAGDVDNICQQMVAAIDNGESLPIDSRVAQSIEWIRASRDEGISVQEIAAGVELSESRFSHLFTENVRVPVRRYLLWLRLRDAMHLFAKGESLTEVAHEAGFADSAHLTRTFRSLPGDRPVRPHQGKHHHFIPQIAEAFKHFCPRWFKLAVTKR
- a CDS encoding FAD-binding oxidoreductase, encoding MNKDNLIYPEPIVIGADEAESWENWGFRDTSFAINERDVVEITGSRYELSGQELPRLLPWIRETLAIDLDPKDQHRNSYPTEIPAAIESPAFSKAIREFLKEEQIDASGENRLRHGHGHTQEEMYAIKHKRLGRIPDVVLYPESEAQVASLIATAKDHNVVLIPFGGGTNVTDALRCSDNENRVIATVDMRRMNRILWIDKENMMACIEAGAVGRHIMTQLAKYGVSMGHEPDSVEFSTLGGWIATNASGMKKNKYGNIEDIVVDITVAAADGELKRTTAAPRESVGSDLRRLMFGSEGTLGIVTSAIVKLFPLPESQAYGSVLFPSYEAGYAFMQELAHTSTPPASVRLVDNLQFQFGLALKPASNGLKVWKSSIEKFVVTKVKGFDPYKMVALTLVFEGTKQEVDRQQTDVYRIAAKHGGMKAGAENGRRGYQLTYSIAYIRDFLMNYYIIAESFETSCAWSDALKICDNVKRVLREEYTKRGLPGTPFVTSRITQVYRTGVAIYFYFGFYYKGVENPSEVYLELENIAREEILRCGGSLSHHHGIGKIREQYLPEIMSETALKWKKDIKKSLDPQNIFGAGNQSLR
- a CDS encoding 1-acyl-sn-glycerol-3-phosphate acyltransferase; this translates as MMRAERLIQLIKTAKLSGGVDDPPLWQIEKTRFQSNLCRILLLPVGGLLVAVMKYVQGYRIENMAEIRKQFRQIWEDKERGQYPLVICSNHLTFIDSALVIWALASNLWYLFNYKAFMWNVPAGDFFKKKLHYHAILYLTKCIFIDRKGSPAHKNAVLNLCRYLLAKGNVVLIFPEGQRSREGRFDVDKLRFGTGKILTSLENARVLCVYIRSPLQKAFSNYPPKGSNFSLNMKLIQPNIEGTSKKQASIAAVKEIGAVIAQMEKEFFAAHPTP